From the genome of Watersipora subatra chromosome 9, tzWatSuba1.1, whole genome shotgun sequence:
tgaaaacttgagGAGACGATTCTGCCCAACCCTGACTGTAATGCAAATACTTTGAGTTTAAACCGGCTGTTTCCTACTATGCATAGCGTAACACTCATTTCATACACATAGATATGCGCATGGAGGGCCAAAGCAATATAGGCAATGAATATGCATGCATggctttttatatttatatgctGGACATTTTACTGAGAAatgaaatgttaaaatttaataTGTAAATCCATAACCAACTATCCATTCAACGGAGAATAGAGTGATTAAAGAATAGAGCAATTCAAATAAACAGAAAACTCCAAAAGACAATACACAAATATCAGTATCATTAAACAAACATGGAGAGTAAGATATAGCAGTTTTAACCTATAATATTGTTAGTAAACAGCCACAGGATACCTCTAATCTCACTACCTCTGCTCTCACTACCTCTAGTCTCACTACCTCTAGTCTCACTACCTCTACTTTCACTACCTCTATTCTCACTACCTCTACTCTCACTACCTCTACTCTCACTACCTCTACTCTCACTACCTCTATTCTCTCTACCTCTACTCTCACTACCTCTACTCTCACTACCTCTACTTTCACTACCTCTATTCTCACTACCTCTACTCTCACTACCTCTACTCTCACTACCTCTACTTTCACTACCTCTATTCTCACTACCTCTACTCTCACTACCTCTACTCTCACTACCTCTACTCTCACTACCTCTACTCTCTCTACCTCTACTCTCACTACCTCTACTCTCACTACCTCTACTCTCACTACCTCTACTCTCACTACCTCTACTCTCACTACCTCTACTCTCACTACCTCTACTCTCTCTACCTCTACTCTCACTACCTCTACTCTCACTACCTCTACTTTCACTACCTCTATTCTCACTACCTCTACTCTCACTACCTCTACTCTCACTACCTCTACTTTCACTACCTCTATTCTCACTACCTCTAGTCTCACTACCTCTACTCTCACTGTTCGTTCAGGCACTTTATTGTTTGACAGTCTTTCTAAGTATATTGTAGAATGCTGACATTTTGAAGGTTGAAAAGGCGACAGCTGGCGAGTTTAGATTACAAATCTATACCTGAGCATGCTGCAGCTGCAAACAGCGAGTCTCCAGCTAGACCACAGTCTTCAGCAGTGAGTCATGTGAATATCTCCCTTAGCTAAAGATGCTCCTCTTCTACATTTTCATAGGGTGCCCCTTACATTGGCCTCTGTAATCATGGGCGATACTTCCGACATCTTCAAAGCCTGGTACTGCTTCCTCTGAAATCCTCTCATAGTTTGTGTCAATCAATTTCCTCACTTGGCATCGTTTTTCTTGTAGAACTGGAGACAGTTTTGTATGTTCAAGCAGAAAGCTGGTACAACTTAAAACTGTACCTTAAAATAATGCAATtttataaattacatgtatgttaattgAATCTTATTCTATGTCACTCATTTTTCTCACACACTTCACCGTGAACCTCTGCACTGCCTGCACTTACATTCACCCTTCTGTAACAGTAGAcattactttattaatttagttttacctaatttattatagtataacatatattatatagtttattattgtatgatatttttattatatagtttaatcccacgaccaaacacgagcgaagcgagtgtttgggagctttatgataaattcatatgtgcacacaactcccgaaaagtatTCATCAACACCATAACctaaacccttgtaccgaaattccatcaaaaaatttaaccactcttgtgtagagtcgtttaagtataataataataatacaaaacacatataaatctatttaaatatgttaccaagtttttgaaaagtgtcgacaatattctaaaacttacccatctgatcggattatacataactagaaaggttaatttggcctaaaatcgccattaaaacctgacaagcctttttaatcaaaattaagaccgaccAACAAAACTCCCATAAAGCCGTGTGACAGATGGTAGTACCATAAAGCcctgcgcatttcacgagaaaaacgtgcacatttcaccagactatggcattgttcaattgccgaaggtttctgtaataaacgtaaacCATTTGAGACGTAGaccgtagaccgatttacaggtacgaaaatgtgtacacagtttatcagcctatgtttttttgtccattTACCGAAGGTtccattaaattatctagaacattagccaaatttctttacatcttttgtacaagctagggccgaactacgacgcccctttatgacaagaacatttttttattttgctccagtttgcagaaaacttccagacacacgGGAATGCTAAtgtttgctttctgttacagatcgctgtcaaaaccattctacattcaacacaaccaactttcaaactgtgtatattacacagcagcttgccattttacttttaatattgcatttctcctattgcaggggagagatataaacatacagtcaaacatggataactcgccttcGGATAGCCcgaacacaaggttaactcaaacggttttgtttggtccgttcccacgcaatgataaattgcttcagataactctacctcaacatcattaactcgaacagttttttgcccaacagctaccgagacggtttttatcgctttagaatatcactttattccaagccatagaggtaaacctcaacttttagtagttcgtaGGCtttgttattaccatcatcggcaaaatatctTTGTCAATGAATTTTcttttggtgaattttgatttttaacaaacatccgctgAGTGATGGCCCTTCGAAGGGAAgaaaaagtgaggtaaccttcgcattaACTTCAAGAagaatcggcaaaattgatcttggttaaaatgctcaaaagatgaagaaaaagatgtcttttcttctgagcatttcaacagcgatcaaattttgccaattttaatctgaaaatgtcctggcagtcacatcacataaaacaacaaacaaatctcaagtgatagaaaactctctatattttttaataaaaaaaattttaaactttacattaaaagcctttaatttgaaacaagccattcatgcttttgatttatattatagtttgtatatgtacatgtaactactaATAAACACATTgacttatgacagtgctctgataacttgaacgctttcactcggtcccgggaagtttgagttatcaaagtttgactgtataatcttttcctttcattactgctgtttgttgtacataataacacccagtacattacagttaccattgcagctaccattgcagttatcctattgcactgcagtgccatttgactgctaatattgcatttctcaaccagcagtaccctttcttttttccattatccatttggtcgtgggctgcatGACAGAGGCATTTCTAGTATAGTGTAATTGCGGTAATGCTATACGTATCTGAAATATTTATCATTGTCGAACATATTAAGCAAAAAACAGTGGATTCTTAAAGCAATATTTGCTCCTTCATTCAACTGTCTCAACATGAACTCAACTCATCACTGAATGGAAACACTTAATAATATTGCAGACATCTTTTCAGACAGTGGTTGACAAAGTGATCCGAGATTACTCCCTTTGTACCAAGTTGAGGCTGACATCACGATTTGACTTTTGCTCTCTCGTAGCAGCATCAGGTGATGTCCACAGTCAAGCCTTGGACGACTTCATGACGGGCAGACCATGCCAGGTTGGTGAGAGTAGAGTTGTCTTGATACATCTCTAATTCCTCAGACTGATTGTAGATTGCCAAGATGACTCTCttgtttttgcaacattttaataTAACAGTCTGACATCATCGGGTTGCTGGGCAACATAGCAGCGTGACATCATCGGGTTGCTGGGCAACAAGCTGCTTCGTTGTTCAGTATTCTAAACCGTGTttgataaatatacataaatatgtatattgtcTTTGCAGTATTTGAATACAGAGAGCAGTATTCAAATACTTCAAAGACCATTTGTCACAACATGGAAGGTCAGAGCTCAGTAGAATAGCTAGTAAGAACTCATCATGGGATGTGAAATGTGAATGCTGAGCTGTTGAATGGTCAGTAACCTCTTTTTGGCATGTGAAATCCATTgatgaattttaaattttttgaattcCATAATTTGCCTTTCTCGATATTCTTAGTTGGATcaaggtatatatacatgtcaTTTTGGGTTTATAGCAGATAGAGGCACCTGATGACTGTCATAAGGGGTTTATAGCAGATAGAGGCACCTGGTTACTGTCATAAGGGGTTTATAGCAGATAGAGGCACCTGGTGACTGTCATTATGGGTTTATAGCAGATAGAGGCACCTGATGACTGTCATAAGGGGTTTATAGCAGATAGAGGCACCTGTTGACTGTCATAAGGGGTTTATAGCAGATAGAGGCACCTGTTGACTGTCATAAGGCAGCATTTCATACATATGATGTAATGGGTGGTTATTTTTAAAACAGGCATTTTGTCTGAGTATGAGTTTCTCAAAATGGACCGCATCTTATGCTTGCAGAATCCTCATGTGGCTCTACACAGACACCTCCACTGTTATGTCTATCCAAATATGCCATGGCTCCGTCTCTTCCCAAGAACTAGTAACAAAAAGGCATCGCAGTGAGTTCCCAAGTGCTTTTGCCACCTGAACAACCTGAACGGTTGTTCAGGTTGTTCAGgtgttatattattactaatacaACTGTTCAGCTGAACAACCTGAACGGTTGTTCAGCTTGTTCAGGTGTTATATTATTACTTTGAACTTTTGTAGTTGTATATTGATGCTTTCATAGCAAACCATCACCACTGTGCCTGGACTCATATCTCATTTCAGTTTTATATGTTGGCATAAATCTTAGACCTGGTGACACCTCATTAATATTGAGtccatttattacatttgttgtTTGTTGCAAGGAGCCATCTTAGGACCTGCTAATAATTGTGCTCTTGCCAACTGAGTAGTTGATCTCAGACGCTTCAATGAAATGATTTATTATCCTTCTCAGCAAACTATAGGGAAAGGAGTTGTAATCTCATTCATGAACAGGCCTATTGGGTCATTTTGGTAAAATAGTCTGATCCGCTAATGGCTATAGTTTGTTAGGAATACAACTCCAAAGTTTAACTCCAAAGTTAAATGTTTGTGTCCCTGCCTGTGCTTACGTTCTGCAAATGCATTGCATACCTAAATTGTCTTCATTCATTCGATTTTATCTTGACTGATTCAAGGCAGGTCTTTGCAACAATTCAGTGCGATCCTTGTAACTGTCTATGAAGAAGGGTTTGTACCGCCACTCTGAAGATCTGTACTAATAGACTTCAGTTGTAATTTTGCTAAGGACTAACAAAGCCTATGCACAAGAGGTCTGTAACAAGGGTTTTGGCATGACCTCCATTATGTCTATAGCAAGGATTGGCATCATCTCCATTAGGTTTATAGCAAGGATTGGCATCATCTCCATTATGTCTATAGCAAGGACTACTAAGCAGTGTTCTCTATACAAAACCAGTTATTTCTATGATCTGAAAGTTTTTGCCAGAGTCAGTGCTGAAATATTCTTCATAAATTtaaccaaaataaaaacttgaaacgTGTAACACGCCCTGAGCTTATTTAAAAGGTTTCCTTGTTACCATTTCGATCTGCATAATCTTTTCCCTCAACTCACGCCTAAGCTGCCATATACCAGGGTGTGGCACTACAATACTGTAAACTTCTGTGTGAACTAACTGGTACACCATCTCCTGGTTAATCTACAACATGTACACTGCCACCTGCATCGTAGTGTTGAAAGATTCAAATTTCTTGCAATGTTACACAGCCCTGCCTGTGAAGGCCACTGTTTGTTGCAATGTTACAGAGTCCAGCCTGTGAAGGCTATCGTTTGTTGCGATGTTACAGAGCCCTGCCTGTCAAGGCCATTGTTTGTTGCAATGTTACAGAGCCCTGCCTGTCAAGGCCATTGTTTGTTGCAATGTTACAGAGCCCTGCCTGTGAAGGCCATTGTTTGTTGCAATGTTACAGAGCCCAGCCTGTGAAGGCCATTGTTTGTTGCAATGTTACTGAGCCCTGCCTGTGAAGGCCATTGTTTGTTGCAATGTTACAGAGCCCTGCCTTTGAAGGCCTCTTCAGCTCTAGACATACAGTGGAAAGAAACATACACTTCAGTTTATGCGAGTCTTGTTTCTGGTCACCTGTCTTGTCATTATTTCTACGCCCTTTGTGAAGGCTTCACCCTTCTTTTCCACAGGTGACATTATACTGTGAATATTCTATGGTTACCTTTCTTTATGTTGTGAATATTCTATGGTTACCTTTCTTTATGTTGTGAATATTCTATGGTTACCTTTCTTTATGTTGTGAATATTCTATGGTTGCCTTGTCTGACTTTATACAGTGAATATTCTATGGTTGCCTTGTATCACTTTATACGGTGAACATTCTATGGTTACCTTTCTTTATATTGTGAATATGGTTGCCTTGTCTGACTTTATACAGTGAATATTCTATGGTTGCTTTGTATCACTTTATACGGTGAACATTCTATGGTTACCTTTCTTTATATTGTGAATATGGTTGCCTTGTCTGACTTTATACAGTGAATATTCTACGGTTGCCTTGTCTGACTTTATACAGTGAATATTCTATGGTTGCCTTGTATGACTTTATGCAGTGAATATTCTATGGTTACCTTTCTTTATGTTGTGAATATTCTATGGTTGCCTTGTCTGACTTTATACAGTGATTATTCTATGGTTCCCTTGTCTGACTTTATACCGTAAATATTCTATGGTTGCTCCCTTCAGATGCACAGAGTGCAAGACTATCAGAGCAGTTGTCTACCCAACTACTAGAGGATTCCGACAGAAGCTTCAGGAAAGAGGTCAGCATTAAAAATGTATGTTACGACGTTAAAGAGTGTTGGAGATGTACTACGTACATGTACGTTACATGTCTCTACTGTCCAAACAACGCTGCGATTGCACTTTATGGAATGTTTAAGTTCAACACatgaatatattttattctgGTGATTTGAAAGATTGAACAGCCATAAAACTCATATCACCAATTATAAAATCGttttggtaaatgttgtattttGGAAATTACTCTGGCTGCATACTCACGTGCTGGCTCAGCCTTTCACATGTTTGCGAATTCACGTGTCAAGGCCATCAATTGAGGCTTGATTGTATAGCATTTATATCCATATGGAATTTTTCAGTTTGATATTACTACCAACTCAAAATATTGAATTGTCTCCCTTGGTTGAGACAGCTCACCAATGCCATTATTGTGTGCTGTCACTCGTGCATATATATCATTACTACAGGGATTGATTTTACTCTCCCGCTGGAAGATGAGAGAAGAAAAGTCCTTACTAAAGAAAAAAAGCTAAGGTTAGTTTCACTTCATTTTACAAGATTTTCGTAAGGCCTCTGATAGCCTGTGCACCTCAATTGCTGAATACGTTTGCTTAGAAGTTAGCCTCAACAGATACACTATCAAGGATGCTGCATTACCATTATCAAGTCTGGCTGGTTGTCTTTACTTACATTATATGCTAGTCCTGCGTTTCTCTCGCAATTACAAATAATGATTAACGTTATCTGAGGTAATGTGGCTGATGACCTCAGACTCAGGCAACCGTTGAGGGTCAGATCTTCGTGTACCCAATGCAACTAGTAAAAGACTCAGGTTAGCAACGATCTCTTCGATTCGTTTGTCACTCTGTCAGTTCTCTCATCTTCTCAAAGCTGTTGCCCTATGAGAGACATTATTTTAGCGGTAGGTAAAATGACCATCTTGTTTTTGGAGACACCCCACATTTCCTCCTGATTAATCACCATCTCTGATCAGGCCATCAGATCCTGAGTACATGTATTGTGTATGTTGAGTGTTCAAGGAGGTGTGAATCTGTACAATTTAGCAAGGAGGTTGTTTCTTTATGGAATGGTTGATAATCGTTTGGCAGTTGATGACAAATCTAAATTATTGTTTCTATGGCTAGTAAACGGGTTATCTAAAAGTTATCTAAAGTAAAGGTTTCCTTTCGGTTTGCAAAAAATACTTTGTTACTgcattattttctttcaaagagtttttagaaatttatttaaaatttcataatatttgttatgAAAGCAAATTCCACtgctaatataataattactcATACCTCAGGTAGAACCTGCTAAGGAATTGAAGTCTATTAAATCCTGTTATTACGATCAGGAATAATAATATACTGTTGTAGTCACAATAGGAAACTTAGTGGGGTTACTCGAATTTTAGTTCTAATACTGCTCGAATTTTTGTTCCGTCTTCATCATATTAATTTAGGTCTTACAAAAAATGCACACGCGAAATTTCTCTGAAAGTGTGAAAACAGACTAAGTATTGTAAGCATGGCAGCATTTGAAAGCGTCGTGGTATCAAGGTCAGACCGAAAGAGGCTAATCTATTATGACTGACATGAATTCAAATATGTTAAAGTTGTTATTGTATGAAGTTGTAAAATTTTTGTGTCACGCTTTTTAAAAGCCGAACCATGTAGCTGAAAGACAATCACGTTAGACTGATGTCTAATGAGTTAGTATTTTACTTAGATTAAGAAGGTATAGGAATATTTAGTCTTTTAGATTGAAAGGTGCTCATTAAAATGTCTGCAAAACCACAATCTTTGGCGAGGCAGTATACGATAATCAACACTAACAGAAACAAAAGAACAAGTCTGTCTTATCACTTTTGAGGTGTAGTGAATTAGATTGAACCCAAATCCAATTTAATTTACAAAGAATGTTTGTTGAAGCTCAGTCTAAGAATAACATCAGTCAGAGAAACCTAATCCCCTCTCACCTGTGCTCTTAGAAACTTGGACGGGAGTAAGCATATGACATGGACAGACAACTTTACAGATTTCCCTTTACAACGTTTCAAATTTTGACCAGTTTTGTAGTATTTCACGTAACCTACATTAATCTGTGCGACCATGATTAAGTGTATCGGAAGCATAGCTTCAGATTAGAGATTTCTAGCCAAGGCCATTTCTGTGTCAACCAAGATTCTTgctatttgatgattttgtttATCCAGAAACACTCCAATTACTGAAAGTGAGGCCACTCCTGCATTTGTCCACTCTGCCAGTTCTAAGACTGGACATGAGCTGTCAATAGCTGAGGATGATCCAAATACTAGCCTCACAGAGGGGGAAGTAAATGACCCTCTTGAATGGTTGGAAGATATCGGGCTAGAAAAGTCCCACTTTCCTTCCTTGCGGCCTAGTAAAGTTCAGATGTAAGTGGCTTCAGCAGGTGCTCTAAAGTTGAATTGATGCAGTTATGCCAGATGCCAGCTTTTCCTGCAATGGCTCTACCAGCAACTGAGTTTTATTATCTAAGGTTAACTAAAATAATGGAGATATTTGGGTATAGCGAGTTTCATTAGGATTGTCATAGCAATTACAGAAATAATAGAGCCGTGAGCTTATTTTAAGATCAATGTATATCAGATGATTAGTTATTGGCCATCTAATTAATGTCTAGCCGTATTATTGGTTATCTAATTTATGTTTGGCTGTGTTATTGGCTAATTTATGTCTAGCCGTGTTATTGGTTATCTAACGACTATTGCTCTGTTCAGGGAGGAGGAATCATTCAAGAATATCGATTACCGGCCCGCTTCTACTGTTCTTATTTCTGGCCAGATGTTTGTGGATAGGCTGGTAGACTTCACGAGGAACTACAACAAAACCATTGCCTCAACTGGTGAACTCGCCTCTATTCCTCCTACCATTCTCTCTCGCAGTCCATTCCTCGGGGCCACCATTCAGAAGCTTGAGGTTAATAATCCAATTCATATTACGAATAAAGCAGCTCCACTAGCAGGTCTGTTTTCATGGGAGAATCGTGCTGGAACATTGCTCGAGTTCAAAAATGATAGTTTTGCTGCAGAACCAGCAGCAGGAAACAGCAAGTTGTGGATGTTTCATAGTTTCACGCAAGCGCTATCGTGGTTAACTTAATGATAATGGGTGGCTTTGATTTAGTGATCAAATCAAAATTACTCTGGCAAAGAGCTAcgcaatctttactatgataagaggcCTGTCCTGCTATGCGGGCGAAGCTACGCTAAGAGcagagcgttaggaaaaaaatgcactgtacgggaaTTGAACTCAAATACATGGCTTTGAAGCCAGACGCACTACTAACAGCACCACTGGCCCTCCTAGCTGGGTCATGGAATAACTGTACAcctagttattacaaatgatgATATCTCCCTGCTCACCGGACTGTCAGTTTACTGACTAGACTGATTAGTTTACTAATGTGTTTTGTAATGAACTGTTACTCACCACACAGCCCTTCTCTTGAATGTTCTGACCCCCCCAGGTTTCTGCTGGTGTTGATACCTTTCTTAGCTCATCTTAGTGTGTGTACTAGTGCTGTCAATCGTACTTGTAGCTCCGATCAGGATGGATGACTAGTGATGGAGGAGAGAAGTTGAGCTATATAGATTTAGAGAGGCCCTTGCTGACCGGTGTCATTGATGACATCATGAAAGATGTCGTGGAGCCCGGTGTGACCTCTGGCGAGGCTGTTGCTGTTAGCATGCAGCTAGTGGATGATACCGAAGTGTTTAATGTCATTAAATGTGCTGACAGTTCATGTTCTGGCAGCGTACCTGCGGTATCACATGATATCAAACCACAAACCTCTTTCATGTATAAGAATCACCAGTATTACTATTAGCGCTGCCTGGTttagattatttttatattttcaacaaGTAGCAAGTTTTGTAAAAAAGACCAGAATATGGACTACACTTCAAATAGAATATCCATTAGGTCAGTCTTGGCAGCGTTATCATGACATCTTATCAACACTGCGCAATCTCTTGTACAATTGTAATGCCTCAGGCTGTTTAATAATACACTTTTTCAAGGCTGTTGGCTGTGTAACACATCCGTGTTATCATACAATCTGTATAGTAGACACGACAAACCATCACTGCATCAATTAGTTCAGTTCGagcgccatggtgctctattcttcaacccttcctctatagtggcgttcacatagaggctggcgttgtatttttcaaatggcttgtcagaattttgggaaaataaatttagccgtATTGCtggtgaagcgaatgtcgcctatattcaACCTTCTGGATCTgataaatctactaacttacctccaacttgtcaaaaatctcttaataaatatgcattgaaaaacaGAAACATCGCTACCAGTTGAttgctattgcttgcaattaacctgccgTGATATTATaacctgtgtcctgctttgcaatttgttggagctttcaatttttatttcattcttaatttgaagatatattttcattttatatctatatttaacaatgttgcatcaAAGCTCAtcgcactcattgatatgttggctacagtttgcagctgaaactagctttttatgtgcaataaaagagAAGTAACGAGCGTTGATCAATTATAAGATCAGATCACTGCAATGATATGATatcatcaaataatatgctataaatttgctttcaaaatttaaatgaaaaaaaagcgaacagctttggagttggacaatgagaaaattgattgttattgatgtaagcaattcattattagtacaattttgtggacacttctactgatcacttgataatATGGGTTCTTAAAGATGAAAAATTTTCCGaatggtggtcaaatggagatggcgttcaaatagagggtggcgctgtatttttaacccttctctcgtagtggcggtcaaagagaggtggcgttcaattagaggtttgactgtgatTGGCAATATTAGATGTGTCTAACGCACAGCTATCTCAGGATAGTGCTCGTGTAAAACCATAAAACTAACCATTACCTTAA
Proteins encoded in this window:
- the LOC137404330 gene encoding protein downstream neighbor of Son-like, which encodes MSKDEPPQLTSPDFKRITGKLRVIKRRKRPDAVSDSAVLSSPIESSVSKQRVRGRNPFRSLPANGDADRVTARSALSAASPAADSDSLDSDCFIPRTPEKVEQWPVADTTGNSEMFIIPSSPDYSPRRKLKRRQLASLDYKSIPEHAAAANSESPARPQSSATVVDKVIRDYSLCTKLRLTSRFDFCSLVAASGDVHSQALDDFMTGRPCQNPHVALHRHLHCYVYPNMPWLRLFPRTSNKKASQALPLKASSALDIQWKETYTSVYASLVSGHLSCHYFYALCEGFTLLFHRCTECKTIRAVVYPTTRGFRQKLQERGIDFTLPLEDERRKVLTKEKKLRNTPITESEATPAFVHSASSKTGHELSIAEDDPNTSLTEGEVNDPLEWLEDIGLEKSHFPSLRPSKVQMEEESFKNIDYRPASTVLISGQMFVDRLVDFTRNYNKTIASTGELASIPPTILSRSPFLGATIQKLELRSGWMTSDGGEKLSYIDLERPLLTGVIDDIMKDVVEPGVTSGEAVAVSMQLVDDTEVFNVIKCADSSCSGSVPAVSHDIKPQTSFMYKNHQYYY